The window TTAAGTTGAAAAAGGGTATCTGGATGTTGAAGTTGTGTTTATATTTAGACATGAAAACATAATTGAAGTTTGTAAGTGAAAACTTGAAAAACTTCTAAAACCGGTTTTCTAAACTTCAAATTCTATATTTCGAACTTGAAATTGAAATAATGGGCCAGTTTAAACAAATACTTACTTGATATAATCTCCAGATACTAATTCAATCCTTTGAAACTAAATATATGGACAAACAGTtaaatatctcttaatttttcaaGAAGTCTTCTAAGAACTTGTACTTACTTCATAAGTTAAAGACTAGAATTGCTTTGTGAATAGTATTAATAGATGTGTTTAGTAGTTGTAAACATAGTATTAATAGATGTGTTTAGTAGTTGTAAACATACAATTAGTAGCCAATACAACCTGAGTATTCTctcaaaatatatttttctttcagGTACAACCCCATAATAAGAGATTCGCGAAGAACGGGTCCTAAATCCGCCTCTGCACCTTGCTCTGCTCGCTCACCAATATCTCCAAAACCACAGAACAAGGACAGAAAATCAACTTCCAAAGAAACCAAGAGAAAGGGCGGCTCAAGAAAACCATTGAAACCTAAGGATGATGAGAAGAGGAAGAGCAGTGTTGAGGCAAATGAGAATATTAATAATGGTGTTATGAAGACAAGAAGCTGGAGCTGTAGAAATCCTGGTGAATTTATAACTCCACCAGGTTCATCTAGGTACCTTTTGAGTGAGAAACATGTGTTGGATGCTTTATCAGATTTTGACCCTGTTCTCAAGTTAAGTGATCGTAGCTCTGTGGAAGATGTGAAGATAGAGACTGATGAATCTTGTCCACCAAAGCCACCACCATCTTCTAATCAGGTTTCTTaattcttcctcttcctcttctcctttttttttttttttttttttcgataaCTGTGGTGTACGGACCAGCTCGCTCGTCTCTCATCTACGAGGTACCTGTTACATCCTAGATATCAGGTTGCTGTCAACCAAGACTCAGATATATAAGGAAAAATCACCTAGTAATTTTGCCTCTATTAAAATCTGAACATGAAATCTGATGATTTTCAACTATTCATTAACCATTAAACCATACCCTTGAGTGCAATTATTTCTCTTCTCCTTTCTTCAAATCATAGTCCTTAGAGTTTATGAATCTTGGAAGCTTCTTTGGGcctccaagttttttttttctactttgTTCATATTTGTGAAAATAATATGGCACTTAGTCAAACTAGTAGTCTGACCATTTCATTTTATATAGCATGGTGGTATTTGATTGAACACGAAATTTATGAAAGTAAGAAAGATTTTTGTGCATGCCACAAGTGTTCTAAGAACTTTTTGTCTTAAACAAGCCATGACATTTTTATGACATTAGGAAGAAGTCATTAAGGGTAAATATGAAATTTAAAGTCaaaaagtttcaaaatataaaacAACAATTTgttcttttttaaacggactaaagAAGAAAGAATGTCATATTTGGTGGAAAAGAGAGTAAACATAGATTATTGCCGATATTTTATGAAATTGCAAAATCTCTCAACTCTAATTTAACagtattttaatttctttttcagaaaGATACAGAAAACATTCTTCTTGTTCAAGTGTTCTATAACATAGTGAAGAAAAGATACTTTACAGCTTGGAGTTTTAGACATCATAGTGTGAGGAAActttttgtatgttttgaatcATAAAGTAGGAGGATTAGTTGTAGAAAGTGGTCCAAAGGGACAATATGTGACAGACAGAGTAATGAATATTTGTTGCAGGTGGTTGTTCTTAGAGTTTCACTTCACTGCAGAGGATGTGAAAGGAAGATGAGGAAACACATCTCCAGAATGCAAGGTCTGTGTGCCTCTCCACTTTCTCATTACAATTTTTCTTCTTTGTGGTTATGTTGGAGGACCATTGCCCCTTTGACTTTTTCTCAATGCCTTCTTTCATTCAGTAAAACTTATTTTGTGACCTATAGTTTACGGGTTGAAGCCCTAGAATTAGCTTGTGCTGATGCTTGCGTCACGGTAGGTTGTCTTTATTACATCCCATACGGTGTGACCCTTCCCGGACCTTGCATGAATGCGGAATGTTTCGTAAATTGGATTGCTTCTTTTAACTTATATGCATAGAAAGTGTAAAAAGGAATTTACATTATCAAATCACTTATGATGTAGTTATAGGTAAATCTTTATAATAAACATACAATAATTCGATCAAAATGATAACTTACCTACTATTACATGGTAAAATCATTGATGGTTTGCCTAAGGCTTAGTTAACCAGTAGTGTTTATATCATGTAAAATCTTGTTTGAGACAGGTGAAAAGTAACAAAATTCCCCTGCTGATGACTTAATTGCATAATTATATGAGAGGATAAGGCACTATTACCCCCTGAACTATACCCgaagttgctacgacacaccttacctttcCCTGAGCCCTATTACTCCTCTAAACTTTTTTAAAACGGAATAATTACCCCCCTAAACGCTGATGTGcaaggagagtgtgtttcactctctttgagagagtgagaaacataaaaaagggaaaacttatttttttttcttaaaaatctacattttcttaaaatttgaaaataaatctAGTCTTCCACATTTAGTTTTAAAAAACGGATTTTCCACATgttaagaaaataattaattttttcaaaattttataaaaaatcagtttttttcacattttggcaagaaaaacacttttccggattttatttgaaaaataaaagtgtcctaagaaaataaaatcatgaaaatcaagattttttaagacattttaaaaaaataatcaagttttcgatatttttaacaaatccatttttccatatttaaaaaaaaccattttcagtttttttttctttttcaaaaacgagtttaaaaaaaaacaaattttcaaattttttttttaaaaagggttttaaaaatcattttttcaaaagaaaattcagttttttaatcCATGTTTTTTTTAAATGGGTTTAAAATAAtcaaattttcaaataaaaaaaaacgggttttaaaactcatttttttaatgaaaattcagttttttatttttatttttaaaagaaattgaCACGTAagttgaaaaaattaaaaaaaaaaaacaaataaatacacaTGTTGCAAGGAGAGTATATGTCACTCTTCCATATGAGAGTGGGCATCAGCTTTTAGGGAGGGTAATTATTCCGTTTTAAACAAGTTTAGGGAGGTAATAGGACCCTGGGAAagataaggtgtgtcgtagcaacttcGGGTATAGTTCCGGAGATAATAGTGTCTTATCCCATTATATAAGCGTGTTGAAGTTGATTTCAAATTGATGAGAAACAAGTGTATTTTAACATATGATAGCAAAATCAGttaccattttttatttttttttgtaaaaaatcgTGTCACCAATTTATGCTAATATAGAGAATTTCTTTTTATTACCTTATGAACCGACCCAATTATGTTAATATCTTTTATACTGTTGGCGTATAAGTTAAACTCATTGATTAATTGTAATTTTTTGATTGGCATGAGCAGGTGTGAAATCTTTCAACATAGATTTTGCTGCTAAGAAGGTGACAGTTACTGGGGATGTGACACCATTAGGGGTTCTTGCAAGCATTTCCAAGGTGAAAAATGCACAGCTTTGGACACCAACACTTGCATCTTCTGTCCCTTCAGCCAAAGTTAGTTTGAATAATTCTGAGTTGAAGAATAATGACAAGCAGCTGGCACTGTCTCATGAAAAGATAGAAAATGTTTCTCCAAGTACAACAATTCAACTAATGTAAATTAAATTATTGTGGTTTTGACTTTAGAGAAATGAAATTTTAGTCTGGGATTGGATTATCTTTTCCTGATGGATTTTACTCTCTGGTGCTTGTGATTTTTTCAATTTTCTTGGAGAAGTTTTGCTACCTATTTCCTTTGGCATTGGCATTTGGAAGATAACCCTTATTTCCCCAAAATATTTAGTTTGAAATTCAAGGACCTTCAAACTAGAGAAGGCTACGAGCTAACTTACGGGCGCGGATTCTACTCCATTTAAGCTATCTGGGTCTAAGTTAATATTTTGTACATATTTTGAGACAAATACATCAAGCTACTGACTTCGGCCTAATCCGCAGCCCATATTCTAGCTTCATCCTGCTTCTCACATACCCAATTTCATGTTAAAAATGACGAGTGCTGAACTCGTTAATTTTTTTCCCCGCGTACCCAACCCTATGTCCACTCCTAGTCTGAAATAAgttaaaaaatataataatgtttaATGTTAAAAACCTTAAAGTTTGaattcataaaatttaaatcttaATTCCACCTATGACCGTGTCTGAGTGTCTTCCATTCATTTCGTGGAACAAACATTTGAACAGATAGATTTTTGTTTCGTAAATGTGTTATTGTTCCATAATTTTCTTTCTGCTAGTAAGGCTGAAAGAATTTATCCTCAGATGCTAGGAAAGGAGAAGGAATCTGGTAATAATTTTACCAGATTCCCAATTATTGCTTGATAAGATTTACCAGCAATTACCTAATAAATAGCCtgattttgtaaaatattttcTTACTGTCAGTGTGATACTTTGCTATTCATCTTGGTGCACATAAAGTTGTATCTAGTAAGATCTTTTGCAGTTTTGCTTATATGAAACCCAACATCTGTATGATTGTAAATGAGTCTACCTCAACATATGTGGCTCCATGGCAACTGGATCTAACAGAACTcataaacccaaaaaaaaaaaaaatccaccttTTTAGGTACAATATGTGAGTATAATGTAAAGACTAGGCAACTGTTAGTTAGAAATATGTAGAACGATTTAAACTATAGTCTGTATATTGAAAATTTTACAAAGAAAGGATGCATATATTGTTGTCATACAACTTGGTATAAAGGGTATTATCATGTGACACGAATCAAGAGAATTTCCAATTCATTGAGCAAACTAGCTTTATAAGGATTACATAAAGTAAGAATTTCCTTTGTAATACCCTTTATACCAAGTTGGACTCAATTGTGACGTACACAAAGTTCATGATGTCACATAACCGGCCTCAAACCAAAACTATTACTTGGAAAAATACAAGACGACAACCTTAAATCTCAGCCTATACTTATGAAGCAGTATGCCACCGAGTAGTGGTCTTATCACGAAGTCAAACTGACAAATAGAAGACTAGCACAGATCTGCAGCTGGTACCAACGTTTACCATTTGATGATTGAGCTATAATTAAACAGCAGCGCTACCAATTAACAATACAAACACACTAAACCATAAGAGCAATAGAATTTCTAGTGGGCTATTCGAAGAAAAATCCATGCAGAAGAAGATCAACATAAAATCTAGTAATGAACTTCTAACATATTTTCCAAAGATATGTTGCTCGGATCCTTATAAAACATTGCCAGATgtgtgtcggattctccaaaagttATTCATTCTTGGAGGGTCCAACAGAGGTGTGGCAGCATTTTTGGGTGATCCGACcaacaggattccaaataatAGATGAAGTAACTACATGGAACATGAAATGTCTTATCCTGATGCACAAATTTTTTTGGATGAAATCCTGATGCTCAAATCATGTTTACTAACCTCGTAATCCTGCAAATCTCCAACAGAATTGTAAGTTATAACAGGATCTAGTCAAGACCTCCCAACCTGGCAACCTTCCCCCAAAGCCCAAATGCACCCtcaaaataatgaaaataaagaTGAAAACAGCACAACTAATGAACCTTGCTCGTGCTATTTTCTTTCTCTAAAGACAACTCTTGAGTTCATTTTGGAAAACAACAAGGCATATATAGGTTTCATCGGTTTGagtttaattaaataaattaatctaACAAACTCAGTTTTCCCTCTTAGCTCTTGTATTGCAAATGCAGCATGGCATGAATAACATAACTCAAGTGAGCACCAAATGTTAGATTTGTTTAAAACTATGGCTCCTCGTTCAATTCTTTCGAATTCATCGGATCCTTTTAAGCGTTCGAGAATCCCCCCATGTAATCCTTGTGTCTTCACTCTTCAGCATCAGCTCACAACATATATGACGCAGAGCATATTGTGCGGAGGAATGATCACTTAGGAAAAAGATAATATCACAAAGTATCTTTTTGTTATGTATTCTTGATTGAATTCATGTACTTCATCATGTCATTCAAAATACCATCTGAAAGTTAAATAACTTGTAGCTCCATTCCACTAAATTACAAGACTTTTCATTCTGCATCTGCATTCCAACCTAATTGCTACAACTCTATATAAAAAAAACCTACCTTCCCAAACCATGGATAAGAAATACATCTAAACATTTGTTGATAAGCATAATATAAACAAACTACAAATATAAAAATGCAAATCAATTTTTACCATACCTCAATCATAGAATCTCAACTTTAACTTAAAACAGGAGCATCCAAATCCTACGCCTTCGTGCAAAAACCTTTGTTGCTAATCAAGTCGACATCATAAACTCAAATTTAGCATTAGGATGCTCTTTCGGTACCAATCCTCGATACTTCTCAAAATACTTCTCAGCCTCGTCGTTCTTCTTCAACGCCGTATATATCATGCCTTGACACAAGTAAGGCCTATAATCCCCTGGCTCCTCATCCACTAATTCGCGATAAACCTTCAACGCTTCATCATATTTTTCTCCAATAACCCATATTTGTGCAAGCAATAGCTTTAAATCCCTCAACTCACTCTCTTTATTCTCCTTATTCTTACACATTTTAATTCCTTCCACAACCATTTTCTCAATttctttcatttcattcatttcctCATCTTCCATTGCTGCCAAAACGAGCCCTCGATAAGCCTCGATATAATAAGGATCCTTTAATATAATGTCTCTAAAACCTAATTTAGCTAATTCAAGCTCCCCATTATGAACATATACATGGGATTTCAAGAAATGCCATTCGGTCTCGTTTGGCTCGAGGTCTATCAACTTGTTTATTATGCTAAGTGCATCTGGTAGTTCTCTATTCTTAATACGATTTTCCAGTAAATTTCTCAAGATTGATACATCATTGGGGTTAGAAACAATCTCCTCTTCGAGGGCTTTTTCGGTATTTTCCTCTACTGTGGGTGGTGGAGAAAGAGGGGAAGAAATAGCTTGTTTTGGGTTGAAGGGAAATCCTGTGAAAAAAAGGGTGGTTGCGGTAATTGTGGAGATTAATGTGGGTTTAAGAAAAGAAAGTGGGATTAATGATTTAAAGGGTTTGGAATTAGGGGTTTTAGAGATGGATAGTGGAAATGGGGTTTTGAAGGAAAAGGAATTGAGAGGGAAATTTTGAGGGAATGAAGAAGAAGTGAATTGGTTATGGAAATTGATTGGTTTTGCAGAAACAGGAAGAGGGTTTAAGGTGTTCATGGTGAGTGCTCTTAAACCCTGATGACAATGGACGTAATTGCAGATTCTTGGCAAAAACTTAACAGAATTCAGACTTCAAAAGGCATATTTTTGGGCTCAACACCGTCCTTAGATAGATTTTGGGCTTTTTCTTCAAGCCTGTCTACGAACTACTCTAATTGCTTCATTTTTTTTGTTTGCGTGGATTGTCCTGCTTTTGGGTGGTCTTTCATTTTTGTCTTTCACCTAATActttaaggggtcatttggtacaTGGTATAGACTGGGATATTCCGACACTAATTTTTTATATCGTAtttggtaggaggtataaatttatacctcctaccaaacatggtacaaaatgaAGTCTTATCCTAAGGGTGGGATATCCCGCCTTATCCCACTTATCctgagattattttatcccatctcccAGTTAGTCCCCGTTAAGGGAGAACTCcagttaaaaaaagaagaaatttcgcaaggcagaggtttgaaTTCGCAAGAcggaatttttccttcaaaactctgtcttaagggAGAACTTTCAAGTTGCTTTTGCTGCATTTTGAATTTCTATTTTTTAAATGCTTGATATTTGTAAAATTGCAAGCAATGATGATCGTGCGTGATGACGTAAATGGGTCAATTGAAAAATCAAATAGTGGCATGGATGAGTTGCCAACTTTCCATGATGAGAatatgcaaaactctgccttgcgatttttttttttttaatttcgacTGAGCAAGAGTTTGAACCTGAAACCAAGGAATTCTAAcgaaggacaaaattaaagaccaccaatttaatgggtaaaaaattaaagaccaccccaaaataagggcattcctgcgaattgccctaaTTGGTTTGCATAAAAATGAATGGATGAATTGGTAAAAATATCACAGGGCAACCTGTTTTGATATCACTATTTACCTTGTATTTGCATGCACGTATAACCATTTTGGCGTCTGAAGTTAGGTTTGATAAAAACCAAATTTCAGGTAAAATGTCTAAAGTTAAATGAGTGAAGTTCATGCATTTATGTCAGAAGCTCAAGCAAAAATATCAAAGTTCAATCATTTTTTCTGTCAGCCATTTTTGTTTGAACCAAATTAGTCATAAGTGCATGAACTTCGtacaaaaatgattgaagtaagacAAAATGATTAAACATCAACCATATGAAACTTCAAACACCTTATATCCAACCTTGTTGCTCATAATATGCTAGGTAGAATCTACTGGAAGTGTATAACCTGCATCAATAAAACATTAAGTATTTATGGATAATTTAAGTTAATTAATTGCGTAGGCAGCCCAAATTACTttattttactactatatagaagagtgagTTAAGCCTGTGGGATCGACATGTGTGCTTTCTTATAATTAATTTATTTGTTGATGGCATTTTAGTCATTTTAAGTTGATAGTATTTTCTACTTATTCCACTTTTAACTTTGTGATTTGCTTGATGTCTCATATATGTCTAAGTCATCATATCACGAGATCCGCAAAATATTCATGCACAGCGCGATCATCAATTACTCTTTATAGATGACTTTGGTTTTTATTTTGAATACTATAAGATATTATTCAAATGAGCTAATCTAACTATATTAAGTCATGGAAAATTATAATATGGGAAAATACTCTAAATAAGAAAAAACACTCaaggaaaatatacatatatttgcaataaatttatgtatttattttcttcatgtTAACAAAATCACAAGCATTAAATTATGTTCACTCGCAATCAAAGTTCATTTCTTTAGGATATGAATGCCATTTATATTGATATAAATATACTTCTTTAATTAGATACATTTTTTTAGCATAAAAAGAAAATTTGAAACTGTAAAAAATAAACTACTCTTTTAGCTACAATTGAAAAGTTTAGTGGAAATTCATTTATTTTATGCTTCTTAATACTTATTTCAATTTGGAAATAAGAAGTTGAAGACAAAACCTCACAAACAAAAATAAATTGTATAACTTAACTAAAGGTACTGTATTTATCTTTACCCAAAATTGAAGGTAACAATAGTATAATAATcgtaattaattattatactctTTACTTCAACTAATCACTGAATCATCGTAAATTAATATTATTTGATATAAACATTTTGTGAGAGTAAGTTTTTATCTCTAATATGTTTAAAATAGTTGGCTCAACccggaatttaagaaagaaattaaaaaagaaaaagttgtggcattaaacatgtcataatattTGTGTTACTATAGAACTTTTGGAAACTTGTGTTCTTAATTATGGCTTAATATTTGTATGACTACAAAAGCTTCTTATAAAAGCtaaaatgagaaatttaaaattagttattttcttaaattgtttaaacttaattgttatcaacataaaaatatatcagtATTTCTAAAATAGATTAATTATAAATAAGCAAAAGATATTACAAGGAACACATTGATAAGTAAAAAACCACAGATTGTTGGGCCTGTCCTGGCACGGGCCGTGGCATCTAGtcataaaagaaaacaaataacaAAAGATCTTCTCCCATCGAAATATCTCGTCCTGTTGATACTTGCCACATATGGTATTGTTACGTATCCTGAGTCCAAGTGAAAATCAAACTTCTCTtcaaagtgaaaataaagtcaattACCATTATAAATCATGATCAGTTAAGAGCAAAACATTTCCATGCAAGTCAGACACACTGGTACAAATCCTAACAAATTAGGACTTCCTTATACCTCATAACCTACCCAGTTCTCTATACATTCCTTCTATGACACCCACTAGCTTATAAGAACTTTTCCATAGATAGCAGGAAATATATGTACTATTGCAGTTGATACTACACGTATGGAGTATTCCCATGCATGAAGCAATAAGATGACTTTTCTACCTCAGCTAAGTTTGAGAAATACGGAAGGCATTATGTTCCACGAGAGTCATTTTCTTCATTATTTTTCCCCGGAGGATCGAGGATATATTAGAAAATGATCTTTTACACTAAGCAAGATCAAGTTCCAACATGAGGGGAAGTGGAAAAGTTACATAAGGTTAAAAAATGCTCAAGTTCATTTGACCGTTGATGACTTTCATCACATCAAAGTAAAGACACGTTAAAGTAACTGAACTTTATTCCAATATAACGTTACTGTTCAGACTTGATTTAACTATAAGGCATACATAGCATTATCTCCTAAATCAACCTTTTCTTTGATGGATTTCAACTATTTGCTTGCTCTGTGATATCTTGAATCAGTTGAGTCAAGTTGAAGTGAGAGGAACCCCCTTCCTCCATAGCCCTCATTGCCATTTCTCCTAGTTCTTTAGCTCTTTTCCTTCTCATTTCAGATTCCATTTCTTCACCCATTACTTCTTCAATGACCATCTTAATATTATCTTTCCTCACTTGTGCTCCCAATTTTTCTTCCTCCCCAAACATCACCGGATTCTCCATGCCGGCCCTCACTCCTGTCTTTAGTACATTCACTATTAGCCTCTCATTGCAGAACTGCTCAGCAAACATTGGCCAAGTAATCATCGGCACGCCAGCTGATATACCTTCCAGACTCGAGTTCCATCCACAGTGCGTCAAGAATCCACCCACTGAAGGGTGAGATAATATCAGTACTTGTGGGGCCCAACCgtggattaaaagtccttgtccttcaactctttcctCAAAATTTTGTTCCACCAGCCAATTTTGGAATTCTTCTGACATGTGCCTAACTACCCAAATGAAGGGTCGTTTTGACGATTCTAACCCGAGTCCCAGCTCTAACATTTGAGACGTCGAAAGGCGCGATAGGCTCCCGAGACAGACAAAGAGTACAGAGTCTTGTTCCCAGGTGTCTAGCCATTTTAGGCACTTGTGTTCATCAATTGAAGCCTTGTTCCCTCTTTCAAATTTGTCTTGTTTCTCTTTGTTGCATAGTGAAACAGGGCCAATGGTCCAAATTTTCTTGCCTTTAGCATTCTTCAATCCCTTGACATATTCTTGTTCCAACTCCTCAAAGCTATTCACCACTATCCCATAAGCTTCTTCTTCTGCTTTCTTCATTTGATCCATAAATTCTTTCCAATCTGAATTTCTTGGCTTAACCACATCTCCAAGCTGAGCTTTGTTTAGTTCAATCTTGTCAAACAATCCAGGCACTTGAAAGTACTCTGTATCAGACTCTACTTTCTCCAGCTCCTTCCAATCTCTCAAATTTTGTAAGCACAATAAAGAGAAGCAACACATCCCATGAAAAACAATCCTAGGGATGTTAAATTTTTGTGCAACATTAGTTGTCCATGGGAAACACATATCATATATTATGCAACTTGGTGAAGGTTTCAATTCTTGCAAAATTTCTTCCACTTGGGGTTGAAGCCTTTTCGTTGCATCGAAGAATTTCAACCCAAAATCCATGGACGGAAGCATGTCGAAATTTTCACACCCTTCAGGTAGTCCAGCCTCTAAGCTTGGAAAATAGAGGTGAGCTACCTGAATTTTTAGTCCTGACTCTATTGCACGGGCGATAACTGTGTTGAATCTAGTGGAATTTAAGTATGTGGTAAGGATTGTGAGTTTAACTCCGCGCTGTGCCAATAGACGTGCAATATCAATCATAGGGATGGTGTGGCCTGGTGCCATGAAAGGAAAGAGCACAAAATGTGGCTGCACTGTGGGAACACCCATTGTTAAAAGATATTAGTCGAAAGATCAGAGAATATTTATGGAATATTTCAGGTGGTTAGACTATGGTTTCAACATTGCTTACTTTATAGTACATGTTTTTCTGAAGCCAAAGCCTTCATTATAAACTGATGATGTAAGAGCAAACATAAGCATTTTTAGCTTTATCTCATGGTACTATGTGGTTGTCATTGTCAATTTGGATATCTGAGGATGATGTTTACCCGTCAGTCACAAGGCGTGGGATGCTCCACCATTTTATAACGACAAAAATGAAGCTTCTAATTCTTGCAATGAACCAGCTTATAGAGATATCGCTGCATTTTTTTAGAACATTTTTGTGGGAAATTAAAAACACAAGATAAGATTAAACATACAAGATAGTATAGTTCGGAAGAATACAAATAGTCACATTTCTGGGGCTGGTATCATTCTTATAACAACCTTTCTAGCAGCGAAGTTCGTTATTGGCACATTTTAATAAGTTTATGGGTTTTGAATTTCAAGACATGAGTGGATTTCTTGACACAAATATACGGTTTGAGACAAAGTTATTTAGATTCTGCCGAACCATAACTTTAATGATAGATTGGTCCCTCGTCATTGGAAGATGGTGGTAAAATCACATGGTCATGAATGTTCCACATGAAGTGATAGGAATGATTGAGAAATCTGATTTCCGGAGTGGTCATGACTTCTCTCCTTTCTGAAAGTTCCAAGCCAAATTCTCTGCTTGAATGTTTTATGTCCACCTCTAACTCCTTGCGTAATAGCCTAAGCTAAGATATTTGTGGTTATCTG is drawn from Lycium barbarum isolate Lr01 chromosome 8, ASM1917538v2, whole genome shotgun sequence and contains these coding sequences:
- the LOC132606919 gene encoding UDP-glycosyltransferase 73C4-like translates to MGVPTVQPHFVLFPFMAPGHTIPMIDIARLLAQRGVKLTILTTYLNSTRFNTVIARAIESGLKIQVAHLYFPSLEAGLPEGCENFDMLPSMDFGLKFFDATKRLQPQVEEILQELKPSPSCIIYDMCFPWTTNVAQKFNIPRIVFHGMCCFSLLCLQNLRDWKELEKVESDTEYFQVPGLFDKIELNKAQLGDVVKPRNSDWKEFMDQMKKAEEEAYGIVVNSFEELEQEYVKGLKNAKGKKIWTIGPVSLCNKEKQDKFERGNKASIDEHKCLKWLDTWEQDSVLFVCLGSLSRLSTSQMLELGLGLESSKRPFIWVVRHMSEEFQNWLVEQNFEERVEGQGLLIHGWAPQVLILSHPSVGGFLTHCGWNSSLEGISAGVPMITWPMFAEQFCNERLIVNVLKTGVRAGMENPVMFGEEEKLGAQVRKDNIKMVIEEVMGEEMESEMRRKRAKELGEMAMRAMEEGGSSHFNLTQLIQDITEQANS
- the LOC132606918 gene encoding protein SODIUM POTASSIUM ROOT DEFECTIVE 2-like; translation: MKDMFCASQAATAICLSMEELGSSSSTSSSTIQLGGGSISGSRAIDRYNPIIRDSRRTGPKSASAPCSARSPISPKPQNKDRKSTSKETKRKGGSRKPLKPKDDEKRKSSVEANENINNGVMKTRSWSCRNPGEFITPPGSSRYLLSEKHVLDALSDFDPVLKLSDRSSVEDVKIETDESCPPKPPPSSNQVVVLRVSLHCRGCERKMRKHISRMQGVKSFNIDFAAKKVTVTGDVTPLGVLASISKVKNAQLWTPTLASSVPSAKVSLNNSELKNNDKQLALSHEKIENVSPSTTIQLM